The following is a genomic window from Sphingobacterium spiritivorum.
CTCCACACCTGCTCGCCGTCTTTAAAAAGTATAAGTGTCGGAACACCCTGTACTTTAAAATTCGAAGCAAGTGACTGATTTTTATCCACATCAATTTTGATTATGGAAAGATCTTCACCATAATGTTTTTTGACTTCTTCCAGAATAGGAGCCAATTGCTGACACGGACCGCACCAGGATGCTGAAAAATCGATCAGCGCCAGTTTGTGCTTTTGTAATATTTCATTAAATGTTGCCATATAATCAATCTTATTTCTGTTCAGTATCCTGCACCGCAGAAACAGCTTTATAACCACCTTCCACGTTGAGGATATTATGTATACCCTTAGCGTACAATAATGATGCCGCCAGACTACTTCTGTAGCCGGACTGACATTGTAGCAGATAGGTCTTATCGGAATCTATATTTATCTGAAAACCGGATGTATTCAAAGGAATATGAAGTGACTTTTCTACATGCCCTTTTGTGTATTCCTGAGGCGTCCGTACATCTACATATACATACTTCGCCTTCTGCGTATGATCCAGTGCCTGAGCAGCTGTAACACTGCCAATACGTTCAATCGGTTTATGCGCTTCTGTCCATGGTTCTAACCCTCCTTTAAGATAGCCGATGACATTCTTATATCCAAGAGCATGCAATTTATCTATAATCAGTTTCTCCTGTCCCACTTCTGCAACAAGAAGAACTCCTGTATCTTTATTGTTTACAATTTTAGTCATCCAGCTATCGAATGGCCCTTCCCAACCGATATTGATACTTTTGGAAACAAAGCCTTTCAGAAAATCATCTGCCTTCCGGGTATCGATGATCAGATATTGATCTGCTGCTTCCGCAAATTGCTCTGCAGATAATGCCATACTGTCCTGCTGAACGCTGTCAGCTTTACTATATCCGGATAATGACATCAGGAACATACATAGGATTACTATTTTTTTCATTCGTAAGTGAAGTTTTAAAAACACAATGATTGAATTGTTTGAAACTCTTAAAACCAGATAGCGGGTTTTAAATTATTGGGTATTAATTGCGATACGGTATAGCCAGCGATTCCAGTTTTTCGATATCGCCATTATAGATATTAAGATCTACATTACCATTTATTCCCCGAACTGATCCTTTTTCAGAAAATTGCCAAAAATCCCAGTGGTCTTTCAGATCGTCTATCCAGAAGTTATAATTTGCAATCCAGATGACATGATCTGAAAATTCTTTCTCCAGAAAGTCCGTAAAAAACTTATCTCCGGAATACAGAATAGGCTTGATCCCGTAATGCGCTTCTACAAAGCCTAACCAGCGCTTCAATCCTGTACGCAGACTGTCCATAGACTGATTGACAGGCATCTCCTCTATATCCAGCACCGGCGGCAGATCCCCTGCTTTCAGGTGAACTGTCTTCACAAAATTCCGAGCTTGTTTTAATGAATTTTCATTTGGTCTGAAATAATGATAAGCCCCTCTGATCTTGGCTCTGGAATTCGCTCTTTTCCAGTTTGTTTTAAATTTAGAATCCACCCCGGATTCGCCCATAGTCGCCCGGATAAAAATAAAGTCTACCGGAAATTTATCATTGATTGTATTGACTTGTACCCAGTCTATATCACCCTGATACTGACTGATATCTATCCCGAATATCTTATCATCATGCTTACTCATGAGTTCGACATTACGAATGTCGTATTTAGCATCTTTCCATCCGTTCTGCTCCTTCCCGGAAACTACTTCTCTGATATAGTAACGGATTCCTGAACGATAATGCCAACTTACGGCAAGCAACACAATGATAACAGGAATGACTATACTCCATATAAGATATACTTTTCTGTCATCCTTTACCTCCCTTTTAGGTGGTGCAGCCCTCTTCACAGCCTTTTTCGCCATGCCCTGAAATTAATGCATTACACGGATACTTTCAAATTAAATTTGAACAAATTATATTTGTCCAATGCAAGTGTATAATCCTAAAGAATGGTTCAAAGCCACCTTTTATCTCCACAAGTCGGACACCGTCCGCAAACTCCTTCCCTATCTGCTTTTAGCCGCTGCTTTTTCAGGAGGAATTGCTTATTTGGAACTTGAATATCTTCGGTTGTCGGAAAAGAGCTGGATTAAAAATATTACGATTGTACATAGTTTATTAGGTTTTGCATTGTCCCTGCTTCTTGTATTCCGCACCAATACAGCCTATGACAGATGGTGGGAAGCGCGTAAACAATGGGGTACATTAACAAATATAAGCCGTACGCTGGCTTATAAAATGAATGCATTTCTGCCGGAAGATGATCATACCAACCGCTCTTTCTTCAGAAAGGCGATTCCTCTCTACGCTGAATTGACACAATCTTTCCTGCGATCGGATTACACAACATATATGCTGGATGATAAGGAACACCCAGAACTGGGAAATCTGGACCTGAAAAAACATGCGCCAAATCAACTCGCTGCCCTGATTTTCAAAAAAGTAACGAATCTCTATAAGTCGGGCATCTTGTCCGGTGAACAATTTATTATCCTGAATGACGAACTGCAATCGCTGACCAATATCTGCGGGGCCTGTGAACGGATCAAAAACACTCCCATTCCGCAGTCATATAGCTCGTTTATCAAGAAGTTTATTGTATTCTATGTATTTACGCTCCCTGTAGGCTATGTGTTTTCTATAGGTTACTTTGTTATTGCAGCAGTGCCTTTTGTATTCTATGTACTGGCTTCGCTGGAATTGATTGCTGAATCTATTGAAGATCCATTCGGAATTGACTCAGATGACTTGCCTCTGGAGAAACTAGCAGCTAATATTAAGAAGCATTCGCATGAAATTTTACATCCTTAAGCCCCTTTAAAGGCACTTAAATAAAATATTAAGCTCATTTTCAGGGCTATAAAAAATAAGTTTTGCAGAACAAATGAATATTTCTACTTTTGTCGCGGAGAGTTGGCAGAGTGGTCGAATGCGGCAGTCTTGAAAACTGTTGACTGTCACAGGTCCGGGGGTTCGAATCCCTCACTCTCCGCTGAGAGGGTCTTCATCAAGAAGACCCTCTTTTTTTTCGTATATCAGCAGCCCTTTTTCTTTCATTTTCAAATGGTTATGCGATAATAAACCGAGCATGGTAGGTGTTCGATAAATGCCGTTTTCATAGTACAGATTGCTGTCGAACACCCTGTTCACAAATTCCCTTTTTTGCAAGGTATCGGACACCGTATATACGTGGCGCATATCGGTCAATAGGTTTAGGTTATCTTCCAATATGCTGAACGCTTCGCTTTGGTCATTACTCAACCGCTCTATTGCTCCTTTGAGATTCAATATCTCATTGTTATATACCGAATACCAACGGTCGTAGGTGTCCTTGTTGATTTCGTTCTTTATCCATTTCTCCTCGACCGAAAACAGTTTTTCCTCAACTTCCTGCAATTGGGTTCTCTTTTCGATGACCTTTTTACGGTTACTCTCCATTTCCAAATCGAGCGAGCTTTTTGTCACTGTTCTAATCTTCCTTACCCTTGCACTCGGCAGGCTCATCAGCTCACAGGTTTCCAAAAATTGGTTGTGGGCTTTGACGGCACTTATATTGTTGTGCTTGGAGTGCCTGCATTTGTAGTAATAGAAATACTTTCCCGATTTGCCCCTTGACGGTGCGCCTGATAATGGATTTCCGCAATGGCATTTCAGTACACCACGCAAAGGGATTTCATCATCTATAACTGTCCTCGTTTTTTCGGGTCGTTTCATTTTCTCCTGCACCATCATCCACGTGGTCTTGTCAATGATAGGCTCGTGGATGCCATCAAACAGACCGCCTGCATAATTCTTGTACGCTTCCACTTTCAGCAAGCCGGCATAGGTCGGGTTTTTAAGCACCCTTTCGATAGCCATATTGCCTTTTGTTGGAAAGCCCAACCGTTGGGCTTGCTCCTTTATCAGATAAAGTGGTGTATCTCTCAAATAGGCATCGTAAATGAAGCGGACTATCTTAGCTTCTGTTTCCTCGATTACCAACTGCCGTTCCTTGCGTTCTCCCTGTTTCCTGTACCCGAAAGGAGCATTTTTGTAAACATATCTTCCCTCTTTGGCTTTTGCGGTATAGATACCGCCCTTGACCTTGATGCTACGGTTGATATTGTCCTCTTCGGCAAGCAACAACTGCAATCCTGCACGGAAGAAACTGCCGGGCGTATCGTAATCAAAGGTAATCCCCTCGGTCACGCTCACCACCTGTATACTGTACTTCTGTTGCAGGAGTTTGACCATACTCATTGCTTCCCCTGCATCACGGCTGAAACGGTCAAGTTGGTCAATCAATAGGTAATCGACTGTCCTATGATGCTTGGTTATAAACTCCCTTAGTTTGATGAAATCGGGGCGGTCAAATGTCCGTGCGCTCTTGCCCCTGTCGATAAAGGTATCCACCAATTCCACATTATTAAATTTCAGCCACTGGTCGGTATAGAGTTCCTGTCTTTCGATTGAACCGTTACTTTGTCCGAGTTGGCTGAACCGTAGGTATCTTATCGCTCTTTTCATAGTATTCCCTTAACGTTGCAGACACAATAATCTTAATGATTAAATCTACAAATTTTTCCTCTTTCTCACGCTCCCTTTGCTCGTTAATTTCCAAAATGGTCTTGTCGATTTCGGGAGTTTCCTTGTTTTTCTCACTGTTTTCCATTGCTGTTACTCCTTTCTGTTGATAAAAAATCAAGCTGGCTATCAGCTTCATTTTTAAAGCTACCGTGAAAAGGTGTTCGAGCTTTCAATGTTGCAGTCAGAGGTAGCATTTGGCGTGAGATTACCAAATACTACGAAAGAAATAAATTTAAAATGTACCCAAAAAAGAACAAAAAGGGAGCAAAGGTAAGGCAGACACCCACCGCACCGCCCAACCAAAAGACTACGGCATAATGGCAGGGCAAATAAGGTGGCTTCGCCGAGTTTTTTGTGTTGCCCTGCCACCCTTCGGGACTTATTCCGTTTCCTTTTGGTTTTTCCGCTTGTCCGCCTTGATTGAATGGCTTTCTTTTTTTTCTGTTTTTTTCTTTTGGAAAAAATTTTAAGAGGGAGAAGCGTCTTACAAGGAGTGTTTGTATGTACCTACATACTTACGCCCATACATAGGTAAACCTTCAAATAAAAGCGTAAAAGCATACAACTATAAAAACATATTTACATACAAGCGTACACGCAGTTTTACACACGTATTCATATATGCAGATTTGTACCAATGTCCTCATACTTTCGTTTTTTCTATCCGATTTTTCCCCGATTTGGATATTATCTGCCTTTCATTTCAGTATGGTAGCATTTGTCGTTCAGAGGTAGTGTTTGTCCGAGTGCCAAACGCCCATAGTTCCTTTACTTTGTAAAGGAACAGCAGAGGAGTTTAACGCACCAAAATCAGCGTATTTACGGACAACATGAAAAACAGTTTCGTACTGTTTCTTTGGCCAACTCCAATCCGTTCCGTAGGACGGATTTTTCTGAACCCATGTTCAGAGCAAGTTATCTTTTGAGCTACTCGAAATGAATTTCCGTACCTCAAAAGCACTTGCCCTTGCAGGGGGCTGGAAACGGCTCCGAAGTCGCCCGTTTGTTTAAAATTTAAAATGGATTTATTATGGAAGAAAAGAACAGTAAACAGGTTAGAAAAACAGGGAGAAAACCGAAGAACGACCCTGCGGTCAATCGGTATTCCATTAACCTGAATGCAGAGGACAAAGCCAAGTTCCTTGCCCTCTTTGACCAATCGGGAATGAAAGTAGTGGCACATTTCATTACAGCCTGCATCTTTCAGAAGACGGTAAAGACCGTAAAGATTGATATGGATGCCATAGAATATCACGAAAAGCTGACCCGATTTTTTAGCCAATTCAGGGCAATCGGAACAAATTACAATCAGGTTGTAAAGCTATTGTACCGCAATTTTTCGGAAAAAAAAGCATCCGCATACCTCTTTAAACTGGAAAAAGAAACCATTGAATTGGCAAAACTGACTACAGAAATCATCCGTCTTACACAGGAATTTGAAGCAAAGTATCTGAAAAAAGAGTAAAGAAATGATTGCAAAAATCGGAAAGGGAAGCAATATGTACGGAGCGATTTTGTACAATCAGCAGAAAGTGGACAGGGAAAACGGAGCAGTTCTGTTGCTGAACAAGATACCCGACACAACGGACGGCAAATATTCCGTAGCGTATTTCAATAAATGCTTTGAACCGTATCTATCGGCAAATATCAAAACGGAAAAGACGGTACGGCATATTTCCTTGAACCCCGATCCGAAAGACAAAGTAAGCGATGAACAGTTTACCGAAATGGCTCGCGTGTATATGGAACGTATGGGTTACGGCAATCAGCCCTATATTGTCTTCAAGCATACCGACATTGACCGCACACATATCCATATTGTTTCGACCTGTGTAGGCATTGACGGAAAGAAAATCCCCGATGATTACGACCACCCACGTTCAATGGCAATATGCCGGGATTTGGAACAGAAATACAACCTGCACAAAGCCACCGAGCAGGAGCAGAAACAAGGCAATAAAGTTTTCAAACCTGTGGATTATCAGCGTGGCGATATAAAGAGCCAAATCGCTTCGGTAGTCCGCCATTTGCCAAAATATTATAGCTTTTCAACTATGGGTAGCTACAATGCGTTACTTTCCCTTTTCAACATCACGGCAGAGGAAGTCAAAGGCGAGCGGAACGGTCAGACGGTAAACGGATTGGTCTATATGGCATTGGACGACAAGGGAGAAAAGGCAAGCAATCCGTTCAAAGCATCGCTATTCGGAAAAGATGCAGGGGTTGCACAACTGCAAAAACATTTTGAGCAGGCCAAAGAAAAAATGAAAACCACGCCTACAAGGTCTGTTATGAAAAACACAGTGGAACTTGCTATACATACAACACGCAACGAAACAGATTTTAAAAAGCAGTTGACCGAGCAGGGTATTAATACAGTTGTTTACAGAAATGACAACGGACGTATTTACGGTATAACGTTCATCGACCACGAAAGCCGTAGCGTTTGGAACGGTTCGGCTCTGGACAGAAGCCTGTCGGCAAATGTTTTTAATGATTGGTGGAACAATGGCAATAAGCCTGAACTGAAGATACAGGATAGCCCTGTTTCCAAAACGAATACATTGGACGATTTGCCAACTAAAGACCTTTTTGAGTTTATCCCACAGGAACATTCGCACAGTTCCGATTTATGGCTATTCAGCCTATTACCCGATGCAAAGGGAGAGGATTATGAGGAAGAACAGTTTGCCAAACGAATGAAGAAGAAAAAGAAGAAAGGGAGGAGGTTGTAAAAAACCCTGTTGATTGGAACAAGCATCTATATATCGTTAGAATTGCAAAGGGCTCACACCATTTCACATTCCCACTTTTCCATAAACAGTTTTTTTAATTGCGCTAACTCATTTTGGTACATGGTGTTTTTCCTTGTGCCGAAGTAAAGCGTGTTTTCCCACGGTTGGTTGCCTTGCCATACCAATTTGATTTTTCTGGCATCCAATGCCTCATGGCAAAGAAAATCGGGTACAACAGAAAAGCCCTCGTTATCGCTCAAACAACGGATAATGGAACTGATATTGGGTACAATATAGTTGGGGCTGAAATCGGGATGCTCGTTAAAATTCCTTGACCAGAAATTTTTCAGGTGTTCCATATCGCCTGCCGTACTGTACCATAGTTGTTGTTTCAGAAAATCCCCTGCACCTGCAATGTTACCATTTTCCAACAATGGCATCAGTTCGGATGTATCCGTATTGCTTCCGGAAATCAGCACTATCCTTTCTTTGGAAAACGGTTCGTAAACAAGGTTTTGCTGGTTGCCCTTTTGCGGCGTGACAATCATATCGAGCAAACCGCTATCCAAATCCGCCTGCATCTGCGGATAAAGCCCGAATTTGATAATCAGATTAAAGGGCAGGCTTGCTACGTGTTCCTCCAATGTATATTGGAACGTTTCAAAACACATCCCTACGCTGATGGTTGCCCGCTCCGGTTGCGAACGGCGATGGAAATGCTGTTCGGCACTTTCCAGTTTTTTAAGTGGTTCGAGGATGAAGTTGTAAAGTATCTTGCCTTTTTCGGTAGGAACCATTTTCCGTGGCGAACGGTCAAACAACTTATATCCCGCATAGGCTTCCAGCGAATTGAGGTGCAGGCTTACACCGGGTTGCGAAATAAACAACTCCTGTGCTGCGGCAGACAATGTGCCTGTTTCGTATATGGCTCTAAAAGTCCTAAGCCATTCTAAGTTCCATTGCATATCTATCAGATTTGTGATACAAAGGTACAATTTAAGTTATTTGTATAATAAATAATTGTGATAGAAATTTGCATTATCATTCATTAATCTGATAGTAACTTAATAAACGTACACATGGACAGACGAGATTTTATTACAAAGACATCATTGGGAGCATCCGCATTGGCTATTCCGGGATGGGTCGGAGCGGCGGCAAAAACAACAGGAGAACAGGCATCCGGTTCAGCCAAAGGCTTTTGGCCGAACGGCGCAAGGTTAGCCATTTCCATTGCCCTGCAATTTGAAGCAGGCGGACAGCCCATTTCGGGGGCAGGTGGATTGATACCCGAACCCATCAAAAAAGGCTACCCTGACTTAGCGACCAATTCCTATTTCGATTACGGCGTACAGGAGGGGCTTCCGAGGTTACTGGATTTATTCGACAAATACGGTGTCAAGGCAACATCGTTCATGGTTGGCAAGGCTGTGGACAACAACCCCGAATTAGCCCGTGAAATTGTACGCCGTGGACATGAGCCTGCCGCTCATGGCAAAGAATGGGCATGGCAATACCATTTATCGAAAGACGAAGAACGGGAATGGATAAGAAGCGTGAAGCAGTCCATCGAAAAGGTAACGGGCATTACCCCATTGGGCTATGACTGCTACTGGATGCGTGGAAGTGTACATACATTGAGCCTGCTCCAGGAATTGGGTTTTATCTACCATAATAACGATTTGAGCCGGGACGAACCGTACATACAACAGTTGAACGGCAAACCTTTTGTAACCATGCCGTACACGATACACATGAACGATATTGGTTCGTATGACTTCCCCGGCTTTTCGCCTGCCGACTATGAACAACAACTGAAAGACGAGTTTGACCAACTCTACGAAGAAGCTGCAACACGCAGGCGCATGATGCTCATTAGCTTCCATGACCGTATTTCCGGTCATGCCTCACGTGTACGGGTGATAGAGCGTTTCCTCAAATACGTGGCACAGCACGATGGCGTATGGTATGCCACCAAAGGCGAGCTTGCCAAACACGCTTTGGCTACGTCCGACATTACACCACTTGTAAAACGTGATGTAGCCGAAAAGAGCGGTCTTGCAGGCAATACAAATTTATAACCCCTAAAAATCAGGAAACATGAAGCATATCATCATCACATTGTTTGTCCTGCTCTTTGGCAGCATGGCTATTCCGGCAAACGGACAAAACATAAAGAAGACGGGCAAAGAAAAAGCCGTCCATATTGTGTTGTTCAAATTCAAAGAGGGAACAACCAC
Proteins encoded in this region:
- the trxA gene encoding thioredoxin, giving the protein MATFNEILQKHKLALIDFSASWCGPCQQLAPILEEVKKHYGEDLSIIKIDVDKNQSLASNFKVQGVPTLILFKDGEQVWRQSGLLMKNNLVQVIDQHRQA
- the mobA gene encoding conjugal transfer protein MobA yields the protein MEEKNSKQVRKTGRKPKNDPAVNRYSINLNAEDKAKFLALFDQSGMKVVAHFITACIFQKTVKTVKIDMDAIEYHEKLTRFFSQFRAIGTNYNQVVKLLYRNFSEKKASAYLFKLEKETIELAKLTTEIIRLTQEFEAKYLKKE
- a CDS encoding glycoside hydrolase family 25 protein yields the protein MAKKAVKRAAPPKREVKDDRKVYLIWSIVIPVIIVLLAVSWHYRSGIRYYIREVVSGKEQNGWKDAKYDIRNVELMSKHDDKIFGIDISQYQGDIDWVQVNTINDKFPVDFIFIRATMGESGVDSKFKTNWKRANSRAKIRGAYHYFRPNENSLKQARNFVKTVHLKAGDLPPVLDIEEMPVNQSMDSLRTGLKRWLGFVEAHYGIKPILYSGDKFFTDFLEKEFSDHVIWIANYNFWIDDLKDHWDFWQFSEKGSVRGINGNVDLNIYNGDIEKLESLAIPYRN
- a CDS encoding LysR family transcriptional regulator, which translates into the protein MQWNLEWLRTFRAIYETGTLSAAAQELFISQPGVSLHLNSLEAYAGYKLFDRSPRKMVPTEKGKILYNFILEPLKKLESAEQHFHRRSQPERATISVGMCFETFQYTLEEHVASLPFNLIIKFGLYPQMQADLDSGLLDMIVTPQKGNQQNLVYEPFSKERIVLISGSNTDTSELMPLLENGNIAGAGDFLKQQLWYSTAGDMEHLKNFWSRNFNEHPDFSPNYIVPNISSIIRCLSDNEGFSVVPDFLCHEALDARKIKLVWQGNQPWENTLYFGTRKNTMYQNELAQLKKLFMEKWECEMV
- a CDS encoding rhodanese-like domain-containing protein — encoded protein: MKKIVILCMFLMSLSGYSKADSVQQDSMALSAEQFAEAADQYLIIDTRKADDFLKGFVSKSINIGWEGPFDSWMTKIVNNKDTGVLLVAEVGQEKLIIDKLHALGYKNVIGYLKGGLEPWTEAHKPIERIGSVTAAQALDHTQKAKYVYVDVRTPQEYTKGHVEKSLHIPLNTSGFQINIDSDKTYLLQCQSGYRSSLAASLLYAKGIHNILNVEGGYKAVSAVQDTEQK
- a CDS encoding recombinase family protein, with the protein product MKRAIRYLRFSQLGQSNGSIERQELYTDQWLKFNNVELVDTFIDRGKSARTFDRPDFIKLREFITKHHRTVDYLLIDQLDRFSRDAGEAMSMVKLLQQKYSIQVVSVTEGITFDYDTPGSFFRAGLQLLLAEEDNINRSIKVKGGIYTAKAKEGRYVYKNAPFGYRKQGERKERQLVIEETEAKIVRFIYDAYLRDTPLYLIKEQAQRLGFPTKGNMAIERVLKNPTYAGLLKVEAYKNYAGGLFDGIHEPIIDKTTWMMVQEKMKRPEKTRTVIDDEIPLRGVLKCHCGNPLSGAPSRGKSGKYFYYYKCRHSKHNNISAVKAHNQFLETCELMSLPSARVRKIRTVTKSSLDLEMESNRKKVIEKRTQLQEVEEKLFSVEEKWIKNEINKDTYDRWYSVYNNEILNLKGAIERLSNDQSEAFSILEDNLNLLTDMRHVYTVSDTLQKREFVNRVFDSNLYYENGIYRTPTMLGLLSHNHLKMKEKGLLIYEKKEGLLDEDPLSGE
- a CDS encoding polysaccharide deacetylase family protein; this encodes MDRRDFITKTSLGASALAIPGWVGAAAKTTGEQASGSAKGFWPNGARLAISIALQFEAGGQPISGAGGLIPEPIKKGYPDLATNSYFDYGVQEGLPRLLDLFDKYGVKATSFMVGKAVDNNPELAREIVRRGHEPAAHGKEWAWQYHLSKDEEREWIRSVKQSIEKVTGITPLGYDCYWMRGSVHTLSLLQELGFIYHNNDLSRDEPYIQQLNGKPFVTMPYTIHMNDIGSYDFPGFSPADYEQQLKDEFDQLYEEAATRRRMMLISFHDRISGHASRVRVIERFLKYVAQHDGVWYATKGELAKHALATSDITPLVKRDVAEKSGLAGNTNL
- a CDS encoding bestrophin family protein codes for the protein MQVYNPKEWFKATFYLHKSDTVRKLLPYLLLAAAFSGGIAYLELEYLRLSEKSWIKNITIVHSLLGFALSLLLVFRTNTAYDRWWEARKQWGTLTNISRTLAYKMNAFLPEDDHTNRSFFRKAIPLYAELTQSFLRSDYTTYMLDDKEHPELGNLDLKKHAPNQLAALIFKKVTNLYKSGILSGEQFIILNDELQSLTNICGACERIKNTPIPQSYSSFIKKFIVFYVFTLPVGYVFSIGYFVIAAVPFVFYVLASLELIAESIEDPFGIDSDDLPLEKLAANIKKHSHEILHP
- the mobB gene encoding conjugal transfer protein MobB, translating into MIAKIGKGSNMYGAILYNQQKVDRENGAVLLLNKIPDTTDGKYSVAYFNKCFEPYLSANIKTEKTVRHISLNPDPKDKVSDEQFTEMARVYMERMGYGNQPYIVFKHTDIDRTHIHIVSTCVGIDGKKIPDDYDHPRSMAICRDLEQKYNLHKATEQEQKQGNKVFKPVDYQRGDIKSQIASVVRHLPKYYSFSTMGSYNALLSLFNITAEEVKGERNGQTVNGLVYMALDDKGEKASNPFKASLFGKDAGVAQLQKHFEQAKEKMKTTPTRSVMKNTVELAIHTTRNETDFKKQLTEQGINTVVYRNDNGRIYGITFIDHESRSVWNGSALDRSLSANVFNDWWNNGNKPELKIQDSPVSKTNTLDDLPTKDLFEFIPQEHSHSSDLWLFSLLPDAKGEDYEEEQFAKRMKKKKKKGRRL